The nucleotide window GACGGTGAATGGGGAGACCCAAACCTGTCCACCCCAAACATCGCTCCCCCAGTTTTTAACCTTGATTAGCATGAATCCTCGCTTGGTGGCGGTGGAATATAACGGCGAAATTCTCCATCGTCAGTTTTGGGAGCAGACGCTGATCCAAGAGGGCGATCGCCTCGAAGTGGTCACAATTGTGGGCGGCGGCTAGGTGACTAGTACTCCTACGCGGATGTAACCCGCCTAGGTGCTAAGGCAGGAACCCTTGTGTGTCTTGGACTTCCTTTTCGTTTTTCTGTCTTCATTCTTCTATCTTG belongs to Candidatus Obscuribacterales bacterium and includes:
- the thiS gene encoding sulfur carrier protein ThiS, whose product is MTSASVTLTVNGETQTCPPQTSLPQFLTLISMNPRLVAVEYNGEILHRQFWEQTLIQEGDRLEVVTIVGGG